One Cheilinus undulatus linkage group 22, ASM1832078v1, whole genome shotgun sequence DNA window includes the following coding sequences:
- the khnyn gene encoding NEDD4-binding protein 1 isoform X2 → MDCLIKSTSAQIMVGSPGFLLISGLAEPVVRAYSLVMDLVERYEGTQSRRSETGDRGPGESLDSRRAFKILVEQWEDRHILDLLVLPGSVKEILLDLVKDSGLGSNSSLAGRDGYARAGSVGDSESTWDRTSGRWVEGTTARLWKDSASRNSHLQPEGTRGRAEGAEERLTHSPQEVGEEEGLEQVAVVGNKVKEVLREEEGAKIQLTAENKEFWLLLKFFTAMGYTEDVVKQVLAQTGPKEASQILDLVQQEQDRSDREKMIQHGQVIKDQNNVMLNVREGNRPCETEHREDEELAAVGDNSVGSTEKAEGIHSEDRNGTMEETGLLDGVASAEEKEDSEEDFVLGVLKKAAASCGYMEQNVAKLYNMLPEGSTHQLLLELQREETRELAALREGPREMDDVVPEKDVPNVRPAEDKALEQNRLFKPEKTDSDERGWVDLPNPNVGGQDFLTWQPLPNQYSSQPKQHQPPQSQTPHQIILPDVKGPPMSTYSSSSLGPPLANFQTNKQHGQANYRPNPYTPKQNHPNHDNTFNPKPQFSTSFKRGHQAHQPPTFTRTDSFPNRVKERQGIMAPSSVVVTGEQRFLEGLQTSFNLKLTDKPGDPKLRTIIIDGSNVAMSHGLGIFFSCRGIALAVQHFWDRGHRHISALLPQWRQKSDPRVKEKHYLTELQNLGLVSYTPSREVQGKRISSYDDRFMLQLAQKTDGVIVTNDNLRDLSDETPVWRDIIKKRLLQYTFVGDHFMVPDDPLGRGGPHLDDFLRSDHRTPNPGNHSFAGLATAFPSSRPRPSQTEVLNFRDRTLGGAMDVTQGGNRGRGRGRGQPGAPSPELVYRADRSLEETASLREQLCQVFVGQDSMVALVLQSHPTETDINVLSELILQQQMD, encoded by the exons GTTGGCTCCCCAGGCTTCCTGCTCATATCAGGTCTTGCTGAGCCAGTGGTACGGGCCTACTCCCTCGTCATGGATCTGGTGGAGAGATATGAAGGCACTCAGTCCAGACGCTCTGAGACTGGTGATCGAGGCCCCGGCGAGTCTTTAGACTCACGCCGAGCTTTTAAAATCCTTGTAGAGCAATGGGAAGATAGGCACATCCTGGATCTTTTGGTCCTACCGGGGTCAGTGAAGGAAATTCTGCTGGATTTGGTGAAAGACTCTGGGCTTGGATCTAACTCCAGTTTAGCAGGTAGAGATGGATATGCAAGGGCAGGATCAGTTGGGGATTCTGAGAGTACATGGGACAGAACTTCTGGTCGGTGGGTTGAAGGAACTACTGCACGTTTGTGGAAAGACTCAGCATCCAGGAACTCCCACCTCCAGCCTGAAGGCACTCGTGGTAGGGCAGAAGGTGCTGAGGAGAGACTCACACATTCTCCACAAGAAGTTGGAGAAGAAGAGGGGCTGGAGCAGGTGGCAGTTGTAGGAAACAAGGTGAAAGAGGTACTTAGGGAAGAGGAAGGAGCAAAGATACAGTTGACAGCAGAAAATAAAGAGTTCTGGCTTCTTTTGAAGTTCTTCACAGCCATGGGATACACTGAGGATGTTGTGAAACAAGTCCTTGCACAAACAGGACCCAAAGAAGCCTCACAGATACTGGATTTGGTGCAACAAGAACAGGATCGCAGTGACCGGGAGAAGATGATTCAGCATGGCcaagtcatcaaagatcaaAACAATGTTATGCTGAATGTCAGGGAGGGGAACCGGCCTTGTGAGACCGAGCACAGAGAAGATGAAGAACTGGCAGCAGTAGGGGATAATTCAGTTGGTAGCACTGAAAAGGCAGAAGGTATTCACAGTGAAGACAGGAATGGAACAATGGAAGAAACAGGACTCCTTGATGGAGTGGCTAgtgcagaagaaaaagaggattcGGAAGAAGACTTTGTCCTGGGAGTATTGAAGAAAGCAGCAGCTAGTTGTGGATACATGGAGCAGAATGTAGCCAAACTCTACAACATGTTGCCTGAAGGATCGACCCACCAGCTGCTCCTGGAGCTTCAGAGGGAGGAGACCAGAGAACTGGCAGCTCTACGTGAAGGACCAAGAGAAATGGATGATGTGGTGCCAGAGAAAGACGTCCCAAACGTTCGACCAGCAGAGGACAAAGCACTTGAACAAAATAGGCTGTTCAAACCTGAAAAGACTGATTCTGATGAAAGAGGATGGGTTGATTTGCCGAATCCTAATGTTGGAGGGCAAGATTTCTTGACTTGGCAGCCCCTCCCCAATCAATACAGCTCGCAACCAAAGCAGCACCAGCCTCCACAGTCACAAACTCCTCACCAGATCATCCTGCCTGACGTCAAAGGGCCGCCCATGTCTACTTACTCTTCTTCATCATTAGGTCCACCACTTGCCAATTTCCAAACCAACAAACAACATGGCCAAGCCAACTACAGACCCAATCCCTACACACCTAAACAGAACCATCCCAACCATGACAACACCTTTAACCCAAAGCCCCAATTTTCTACGTCTTTCAAACGAGGGCATCAAGCACATCAGCCCCCTACTTTCACAAGAACTGACTCTTTCCCAAACAGAGTGAAAGAAAGACAGGGCATCATGGCTCCTTCCTCAGTGGTTGTGACAGGGGAGCAGCGTTTCCTGGAAGGGCTGCAGACAAGCTTCAACCTTAAGTTAACAGACAAACCTGGAGATCCAAAGCTGAGGACCATCATCATTGATGGGAGTAATGTGGCTATGAG TCATGGACTTGGTATTTTCTTCTCCTGCCGGGGGATCGCTTTGGCCGTACAGCACTTTTGGGACCGAGGCCATCGACACATCAGCGCCCTCCTACCCCAGTGGAGACAAAAGAGTGACCCCAGGGTCAAAG AGAAGCACTATCTCACTGAGCTGCAGAATCTTGGGTTGGTCTCCTACACACCCTCCAGAGAGGTCCAAGGCAAGAGGATCAGCTCGTATGATGACAG gttTATGCTGCAGCTTGCACAGAAGACAGACGGAGTCATCGTAACAAACGACAACCTGAGAGACCTCTCAGATGAGACCCCTGTGTGGAGAGACATCATCAAGAAGAG ACTTCTTCAGTACACATTTGTTGGGGATCACTTCATGGTGCCGGACGACCCTTTGGGCAGAGGAGGGCCTCACCTCGATGACTTCCTACGCTCAGACCACAG GACTCCTAACCCAGGAAACCACTCCTTTGCCGGCTTAGCCACGGCTTTCCCTTCCTCCAGACCTCGACCATCCCAAACAGAGGTCCTGAACTTCCGTGACCGAACACTAGGGGGAGCTATGGATGTGACACAGGGAGGGAATCGGGgtagagggagaggaagaggacagCCTGGAGCTCCAAGCCCTGAACTGGTTTACAGAGCAGACAGGAGTCTAGAGGAGACAGCCAGCCTGAGAGAGCAGCTCTGTCAGGTTTTTGTGGGTCAGGACAGCATGGTGGCGCTAGTGCTGCAGAGCCACCCGACAGAGACAGACATCAACGTGCTGTCAGAGCTGATCTTACAGCAGCAGATGGACTAG